A single window of Butyricicoccus intestinisimiae DNA harbors:
- a CDS encoding acetyl-CoA carboxylase biotin carboxylase subunit: MFTKVLVANRGEIAVRVIRACRDLGIISVAVYSEADKESLHAQIADEAYCIGPAQPQESYLNINNIIETALGCGAQAIHPGYGFLSENPEFVRACVENGLAFIGPSEQSMRLLGDKVQARALAKEAGVPLAEGSDGVVCSLEEAGEWAQKIGYPVMLKASAGGGGKGIRVAERPEQLEEAYQSASGEAIANFGDGRLYIEKYIAQPRHIEVQILADQAGNTIHLYDRECSIQRRHQKLIEEAPSAFLSDGQRQKMCACAVALAQRAGYTSAGTVEFLVDDQQNFYFCEMNTRIQVEHGISEEITGLDLVAWQLRIAAGEQLDFVQKDVPMLGHAIECRINAEDAEFRPRPGTIQSMHLAGGIGVRVDTAIYQGYHIPPFYDSMICKLMTFGRDRRQASARMKRALSEMLFEGIVTNTDRQLSVLLSDAFERADFNTNSMEDGVFDVSNDA; the protein is encoded by the coding sequence ATGTTTACAAAGGTATTGGTTGCCAATCGAGGCGAAATTGCCGTGCGCGTCATTCGCGCCTGCCGCGATCTTGGCATTATCAGTGTTGCGGTGTACTCGGAAGCGGACAAAGAGTCGCTTCATGCGCAGATTGCCGATGAAGCATACTGCATCGGACCGGCGCAGCCGCAGGAAAGCTATCTCAATATCAATAATATTATCGAAACCGCACTGGGCTGTGGTGCACAGGCCATTCATCCGGGCTATGGCTTTCTGTCGGAAAATCCGGAATTTGTTCGCGCCTGTGTAGAAAACGGCCTTGCGTTTATCGGCCCGTCTGAACAGTCCATGCGGTTGCTCGGCGATAAGGTCCAAGCGCGCGCTTTGGCCAAAGAGGCCGGCGTGCCGCTCGCAGAAGGCTCTGACGGCGTTGTTTGTTCGTTGGAAGAAGCGGGCGAGTGGGCGCAGAAAATTGGTTATCCGGTTATGCTCAAGGCATCGGCCGGTGGCGGCGGCAAGGGCATTCGTGTCGCAGAGCGTCCGGAACAGCTGGAAGAAGCATATCAGTCGGCATCCGGAGAGGCCATTGCCAATTTTGGTGACGGCAGATTATATATCGAAAAATATATTGCTCAGCCGCGTCATATCGAAGTGCAGATTTTGGCGGATCAAGCCGGAAACACCATACATTTGTATGACAGAGAGTGCTCGATTCAGCGGCGTCATCAGAAGCTGATCGAAGAAGCACCTTCTGCTTTTCTGTCCGACGGACAGCGGCAGAAAATGTGTGCTTGTGCGGTGGCTCTCGCGCAGCGCGCGGGCTATACCAGTGCAGGCACCGTGGAATTTTTGGTGGATGACCAGCAGAATTTTTATTTCTGCGAGATGAACACCCGCATTCAGGTAGAGCACGGTATCTCGGAAGAAATTACCGGTTTGGATTTGGTTGCTTGGCAGCTGCGTATTGCAGCGGGCGAACAGCTGGACTTTGTGCAAAAGGATGTTCCGATGCTGGGACATGCGATTGAGTGCCGCATCAATGCAGAGGACGCGGAATTTCGTCCGCGTCCGGGCACCATTCAGTCCATGCATCTGGCTGGCGGTATTGGCGTCCGCGTAGACACTGCCATTTATCAGGGATATCATATCCCACCGTTTTATGACAGCATGATTTGCAAGCTCATGACGTTTGGCAGAGACCGCAGGCAGGCATCTGCCCGCATGAAACGTGCGCTGTCCGAAATGCTGTTTGAGGGCATTGTCACGAACACAGACAGACAGCTGTCCGTGTTGCTGTCCGATGCGTTTGAACGGGCAGATTTCAACACCAATTCGATGGAAGACGGCGTATTTGACGTATCCAATGATGCGTAA
- the accB gene encoding acetyl-CoA carboxylase biotin carboxyl carrier protein, producing the protein MDRALQEFTFELMRHAAEQGLSKVTVTEGNFSITVENTPVEAAAVAPTAAAPAAAPAAVQESAAQPEEESYSGTVVSAPLVGTFYAANAPEEPPIVSVGDTVTKGQTLCIIEAMKTMNTIESPCDGKVQKILVTNGELVEYHQPLIVIE; encoded by the coding sequence ATGGATAGAGCTTTACAGGAATTCACATTCGAATTGATGCGCCATGCCGCAGAGCAGGGCTTGTCAAAGGTTACCGTGACCGAGGGGAACTTCTCGATTACAGTAGAAAATACACCGGTTGAGGCTGCGGCTGTAGCTCCGACCGCCGCAGCACCGGCAGCGGCGCCGGCTGCGGTACAGGAAAGTGCTGCGCAGCCGGAAGAAGAAAGCTATTCCGGTACGGTTGTCTCTGCACCACTGGTTGGCACATTCTATGCGGCGAATGCACCGGAGGAGCCGCCGATTGTTTCTGTCGGCGATACCGTGACCAAGGGACAGACGCTGTGCATCATCGAGGCGATGAAGACAATGAACACCATCGAGAGCCCGTGTGACGGCAAGGTGCAGAAAATTTTGGTAACAAACGGCGAACTGGTAGAATACCATCAGCCGCTGATTGTCATTGAGTGA
- the fabF gene encoding beta-ketoacyl-ACP synthase II, protein MERVVITGMGAVTPIGNTVNEYWEGLQSGKNGVAPITRFDASGYKASVAAEVKNFDPSAVIEKREARHMDLYCQFAMVAAEEAIKQSGLTEGNFDPFRAGTLMASGIGGIMTLGQEQVKMIDRGPNRVSPFCIPMIIGNMATAHVSMRFGLKGSSFAPVSACASGTHAVGEGMRAIRHGYLDIAVVGGAEAAIAPIAVAGFSNMHALSGTEDPEQACCPFDARRNGFIMGEGAGVLVLESLSHAKARGAKILAEVAGYGTTSDAYHITSPDPTGEGPMRAMQMAIEDGGLTPADVDYINAHGTSTPVNDACETNAIKLAFGEQANNVAISSTKSMTGHLLGAAGAIEAIACALAVQNDKIPPTIHYEQPDEACDLNYVPNQMVEKEVRAAISNSLGFGGHNATILIKKYTD, encoded by the coding sequence ATGGAACGTGTTGTCATCACCGGCATGGGCGCAGTGACACCAATCGGAAATACCGTAAATGAATACTGGGAAGGTCTGCAGAGCGGCAAAAACGGCGTGGCGCCGATTACGCGTTTTGACGCTTCCGGTTACAAGGCCAGCGTTGCAGCAGAGGTCAAGAATTTCGATCCGTCTGCTGTCATTGAAAAGCGCGAGGCACGTCACATGGATCTGTACTGCCAGTTTGCAATGGTAGCCGCAGAAGAAGCGATCAAGCAGTCCGGCTTGACGGAAGGCAACTTCGACCCGTTTCGTGCCGGCACGCTGATGGCTTCCGGTATCGGCGGCATCATGACGCTGGGACAGGAGCAGGTCAAGATGATTGACCGCGGTCCGAACCGCGTTTCTCCGTTTTGCATTCCGATGATTATCGGCAACATGGCAACGGCACACGTTTCTATGCGTTTTGGACTCAAGGGTTCCAGCTTTGCACCGGTCAGCGCCTGTGCATCCGGCACCCACGCTGTCGGCGAGGGTATGCGCGCCATTCGTCATGGCTATCTGGACATCGCAGTTGTCGGCGGCGCAGAGGCGGCGATTGCACCGATTGCAGTCGCTGGTTTCTCCAACATGCATGCGCTGAGCGGCACGGAAGATCCGGAGCAGGCATGCTGTCCGTTTGATGCGCGCCGCAACGGCTTTATCATGGGCGAGGGCGCAGGCGTTCTGGTTCTGGAAAGCCTGTCTCACGCAAAGGCGCGCGGCGCAAAGATTTTGGCAGAGGTTGCAGGCTACGGCACGACTAGTGATGCATATCACATCACCAGTCCGGACCCGACCGGAGAAGGCCCGATGCGTGCGATGCAGATGGCTATCGAGGACGGCGGTTTGACGCCGGCTGATGTAGACTACATCAATGCACACGGCACGTCTACGCCGGTCAATGATGCGTGCGAGACCAACGCCATCAAGCTGGCATTTGGCGAGCAGGCAAACAACGTTGCCATTTCTTCCACCAAATCTATGACGGGTCATTTGCTCGGCGCAGCAGGCGCGATTGAGGCAATTGCCTGTGCATTGGCTGTACAGAACGATAAGATTCCGCCGACGATTCATTATGAGCAGCCGGATGAGGCGTGCGATTTGAATTATGTGCCGAATCAGATGGTAGAAAAAGAAGTGCGCGCGGCAATTTCCAACTCCTTGGGATTTGGCGGACATAATGCGACAATTTTGATTAAAAAATACACGGATTGA
- a CDS encoding RHS repeat domain-containing protein: protein MTTAKGNGKSISYHYDMDGVRDSKTVDGVKHEYITQGGNVTLERWNDGEEKSLEFIYDNGGAPYSVIYSRGNEVDTYYYILNQQGDVIRIVDTSGKTVAEYTYNGWGEILNVSNAKGSEIGTLNPIRYRGYYYDSELNMYYLQSRYYDPVMKKMVYADDESVSEKATLRDHNLFSYCDNNPVNRADKVGEFWNIVAGAVVGATLSTAACIFESMIDGEKIEAKSVICAAATGAATGAIDAACPALSALAAGAADAISNAVSYSDKGFSRKEVTYIVASAIHTTVTAALDPGNTSGGVRSVVKKIIKKSDKISKTSKKTVKETIKQVCRIAKKHPSKSVKIAAKAFAKEVKKNLKSHKKNITGHCYNFLMNSGRWIAKRLYAWRKLIK from the coding sequence TTGACGACTGCCAAGGGCAACGGCAAGTCTATCTCGTATCATTATGATATGGATGGCGTGCGCGATAGCAAGACAGTAGACGGTGTAAAGCATGAGTATATCACGCAGGGCGGTAACGTCACATTGGAACGTTGGAACGATGGCGAAGAAAAGAGCCTTGAGTTCATTTATGATAATGGTGGCGCACCGTATAGTGTCATTTATTCTCGTGGTAATGAAGTAGATACGTATTATTATATCCTGAACCAGCAGGGCGATGTCATTCGTATTGTTGATACTTCCGGCAAGACTGTTGCAGAGTATACCTATAATGGTTGGGGTGAAATCCTCAATGTCTCCAATGCAAAGGGTTCCGAAATCGGCACACTGAACCCAATTCGCTACCGTGGTTATTATTATGACTCCGAACTGAATATGTATTATCTCCAGAGCCGGTACTATGATCCGGTAATGAAGAAAATGGTTTATGCAGATGATGAAAGTGTATCTGAAAAAGCGACTCTTCGAGACCATAATTTATTCAGTTATTGTGATAACAATCCAGTTAATAGAGCAGATAAAGTAGGCGAATTCTGGAACATAGTCGCAGGTGCTGTTGTTGGAGCAACCTTGAGCACAGCTGCATGCATATTTGAGAGTATGATCGATGGAGAAAAAATAGAAGCTAAAAGTGTGATTTGCGCAGCGGCAACAGGGGCGGCAACGGGAGCTATAGATGCTGCGTGTCCTGCATTGAGTGCTTTAGCAGCAGGAGCGGCGGATGCAATTTCGAATGCTGTATCATATAGTGACAAAGGCTTTAGTCGAAAAGAAGTTACATATATAGTTGCTAGTGCAATTCATACTACAGTGACTGCTGCCTTAGATCCAGGAAATACTTCTGGTGGTGTACGAAGTGTCGTGAAAAAAATTATAAAAAAATCAGATAAAATTTCCAAGACCTCTAAGAAAACAGTAAAAGAGACCATTAAACAAGTATGCAGGATTGCAAAAAAACATCCATCGAAATCTGTTAAAATTGCAGCAAAAGCTTTCGCTAAAGAAGTTAAGAAAAATCTGAAATCTCATAAGAAGAATATTACAGGTCACTGTTACAACTTTCTTATGAATTCGGGCAGATGGATCGCAAAAAGGTTATATGCATGGAGGAAATTGATCAAATGA
- a CDS encoding DUF2691 family protein yields MIRGLSFQVYAEDVDDILCKILESIPAEKYHWFNDLKQTEGWYYTAQGDVEPFLDRTYYTGKELLTEFRKRYMVIFLKLSAYLDEDYKEIHTYEEFYESKCEFIILAYDCNFFEIYSKNHCIIQNIYDSVRRIKSSNIQYILDTNDERKVLDVL; encoded by the coding sequence ATGATTAGAGGATTGTCTTTTCAAGTATACGCCGAGGATGTAGATGATATTTTATGTAAAATATTGGAATCTATTCCTGCGGAAAAATATCACTGGTTTAATGACTTAAAACAAACGGAAGGTTGGTACTACACAGCACAAGGAGATGTTGAACCATTTTTGGATCGAACGTATTATACAGGAAAAGAGCTGTTAACAGAGTTTAGAAAAAGATATATGGTTATTTTTCTAAAATTGTCAGCTTATTTGGATGAAGACTACAAAGAAATTCACACTTATGAAGAATTTTATGAAAGTAAATGTGAATTTATAATTTTAGCATATGATTGTAACTTTTTTGAGATTTATTCTAAAAATCATTGCATAATTCAAAACATATATGACAGTGTGAGAAGAATTAAGTCTTCGAACATCCAATATATTTTGGATACTAATGATGAAAGAAAAGTTTTGGATGTGTTATAA
- the accD gene encoding acetyl-CoA carboxylase, carboxyltransferase subunit beta translates to MLIDLFHKTRESSERIKHIKPKKESGHFCKVCGTQLDSVKYGKNLYVCPHCGAHARLLASTRIRQIADKNTFSELFGELQTLDPLQFKGYAEKVAQLKEKTGMEDAVVTGTCLIGGIKTCIGVMDSHFMMASMGSVVGEKLTRLFEYGAAHKLPVILFTCSGGARMQEGMFSLLQMAKVSGAAAKLAEAGQLYITVLTDPTTGGVTASFAMLGDIILAEPKATVGFAGRRVIEGTIGEKLPKTFQSAEFTLEHGFCDAIVPRGEMKQTLTSLLSLHGYPVRKVGVKNESKSNGSSIGRHSRH, encoded by the coding sequence ATGCTGATTGATTTGTTTCACAAGACAAGAGAAAGCTCGGAGCGAATCAAACATATCAAACCAAAAAAAGAATCCGGTCACTTCTGCAAGGTGTGCGGTACGCAGCTGGATTCCGTCAAGTATGGAAAAAATCTGTATGTCTGCCCACATTGCGGCGCACACGCGCGTTTACTGGCATCGACACGCATTCGTCAGATTGCGGATAAAAACACGTTTTCTGAGCTGTTTGGCGAGCTGCAAACGCTGGATCCGCTGCAGTTCAAAGGCTATGCGGAAAAAGTGGCACAGCTCAAGGAAAAGACCGGCATGGAAGATGCCGTTGTCACAGGCACCTGCCTGATCGGCGGCATCAAGACGTGTATTGGCGTCATGGACAGCCATTTCATGATGGCGTCTATGGGCAGCGTTGTCGGCGAAAAGCTGACCCGCCTGTTTGAGTATGGTGCTGCGCACAAGCTGCCGGTGATCTTATTCACTTGCTCCGGCGGCGCACGCATGCAGGAAGGTATGTTTTCGCTGCTTCAGATGGCGAAGGTGAGCGGTGCAGCGGCAAAGCTGGCAGAAGCCGGTCAGCTGTATATCACGGTTTTGACCGACCCGACGACCGGCGGTGTCACGGCGAGCTTTGCCATGCTGGGCGATATCATTCTGGCAGAGCCGAAGGCAACGGTTGGTTTTGCCGGACGGCGTGTTATCGAAGGAACTATCGGTGAAAAACTGCCGAAAACGTTCCAGTCCGCAGAATTTACACTGGAGCATGGCTTCTGTGATGCGATTGTTCCGCGCGGCGAGATGAAGCAAACCCTGACGTCCCTGCTGTCTCTGCACGGGTATCCGGTAAGAAAGGTAGGTGTGAAGAATGAATCAAAAAGCAATGGCTCGTCAATTGGCCGTCATTCACGACATTGA
- a CDS encoding acetyl-CoA carboxylase carboxyltransferase subunit alpha — protein MNQKAMARQLAVIHDIERPNIDDIVKEIFTDFIELHGDRLYGEDHAMCAGIARLNGTPVTVIGQRKGHTTEQNIEANFGMAHPEGYRKALRLAKQAEKFHRPIICFVDTAGAFCGVGAEERGQGEAIARNLYEFMGLKVPVISVVTGEGGSGGALGIAVANEVYMMQNAIYSVISPRGCASILWKDASRELDAAQALHITAEDLLQFDMIEGIIKEGITQSAYFKNIKTTLTAALKRLSAMSEQELQNQRYEKFRKIGVFYENT, from the coding sequence ATGAATCAAAAAGCAATGGCTCGTCAATTGGCCGTCATTCACGACATTGAGCGCCCAAACATTGACGATATTGTAAAAGAAATCTTCACAGACTTCATAGAACTGCACGGTGACCGCCTGTACGGCGAAGATCATGCCATGTGTGCGGGCATTGCGCGCCTCAACGGCACGCCGGTGACCGTCATCGGACAGCGCAAAGGACACACGACAGAGCAGAACATCGAAGCCAATTTTGGCATGGCGCATCCGGAAGGATACCGCAAAGCACTGCGATTGGCAAAGCAAGCGGAAAAGTTCCATCGCCCGATTATTTGTTTTGTAGATACCGCAGGCGCGTTTTGCGGTGTCGGCGCAGAGGAACGCGGACAGGGAGAGGCCATTGCACGCAATCTCTATGAGTTTATGGGACTGAAAGTACCTGTCATCTCGGTGGTGACCGGAGAAGGCGGCAGCGGCGGCGCATTGGGCATTGCAGTTGCCAATGAAGTATACATGATGCAGAATGCCATTTATTCTGTCATCTCTCCGCGCGGATGCGCGAGCATTTTATGGAAGGATGCTTCCCGCGAATTGGACGCGGCGCAGGCTTTGCATATTACGGCGGAAGACCTCTTGCAATTTGACATGATTGAGGGTATTATTAAAGAAGGAATCACGCAGAGTGCGTATTTCAAAAATATCAAGACAACGCTGACCGCAGCGCTCAAGCGGCTGTCCGCGATGTCTGAACAGGAATTACAAAACCAACGATATGAAAAATTCCGAAAGATCGGCGTTTTTTATGAAAATACATGA
- the fabG gene encoding 3-oxoacyl-[acyl-carrier-protein] reductase — translation MSLAIVTGGSRGIGAAIVKKLAAEGYDVVINCVSNVAKAEAVAEECRALGVQAYPMAWDVSDSNACQEAAKKIKAEIGVPDVLVNNAGITRDGLMIRLGAEKWNEVIQANLNSVFYMTSAIGAQMMRKKAGSIVNITSISGLHGNFGQANYTAAKAGVIGLTKTAAKELGSRGIRVNAVAPGFIQTDMTDALSDEIKENAKSRIALGRFGKPEEIAEAVAFLASDKASYITGQVLSVDGSTAL, via the coding sequence ATGAGTCTTGCAATTGTTACGGGCGGATCCCGTGGAATCGGCGCTGCCATCGTCAAAAAGCTGGCAGCAGAGGGCTATGATGTTGTCATCAACTGTGTGTCCAACGTAGCGAAGGCAGAAGCTGTTGCAGAGGAATGCCGTGCATTGGGCGTACAGGCATATCCGATGGCTTGGGATGTATCCGATTCCAACGCTTGTCAGGAAGCCGCAAAGAAGATTAAGGCGGAAATCGGTGTGCCGGATGTATTGGTCAACAATGCAGGCATCACGCGCGATGGTCTGATGATTCGTCTGGGCGCAGAAAAATGGAACGAAGTAATCCAAGCCAACCTGAACAGCGTTTTTTATATGACAAGTGCAATCGGCGCACAGATGATGCGCAAAAAGGCCGGAAGCATTGTAAATATCACATCCATTTCCGGTCTGCACGGCAACTTTGGTCAGGCAAACTACACGGCGGCAAAGGCGGGCGTCATTGGACTGACCAAGACAGCAGCCAAGGAGCTGGGCAGCCGCGGCATTCGCGTCAATGCAGTTGCTCCAGGCTTCATTCAGACGGATATGACGGATGCTCTGTCCGATGAAATCAAAGAAAACGCCAAATCCCGCATTGCATTGGGACGATTCGGCAAGCCGGAAGAAATTGCAGAGGCAGTCGCTTTTCTGGCGTCCGATAAGGCATCGTATATTACCGGACAGGTTCTGTCCGTAGACGGCAGTACGGCACTGTGA
- the fabZ gene encoding 3-hydroxyacyl-ACP dehydratase FabZ, translated as MKLNIEQIKEIIPHRDPMLMVDSIEEMDIEAGTVTGTKHVTGDELFFKGHFPGNPVMPGVFIIEALAQTGATAILSREEFRGKTGYFASWDKIKFRRMVRPGDTLTLHVKVIKERGKMIVAEGVAMVGEEKAAQGIFTCAIGD; from the coding sequence ATGAAGCTGAACATAGAACAGATCAAAGAAATTATCCCGCACAGAGATCCGATGCTGATGGTCGATTCCATTGAAGAAATGGATATCGAAGCGGGAACGGTTACTGGTACCAAGCATGTGACCGGCGACGAATTGTTTTTCAAGGGACATTTTCCGGGAAATCCGGTGATGCCGGGCGTATTTATCATCGAGGCACTGGCACAGACCGGTGCAACCGCCATTCTCTCCCGTGAAGAATTTCGCGGAAAGACCGGTTACTTTGCATCTTGGGACAAGATTAAGTTCCGCAGAATGGTACGTCCGGGCGATACGCTGACGTTGCATGTCAAGGTAATCAAAGAGCGCGGCAAGATGATTGTGGCGGAAGGCGTTGCGATGGTCGGTGAAGAAAAGGCTGCACAGGGTATCTTTACCTGTGCCATCGGAGATTGA
- a CDS encoding RHS repeat domain-containing protein → MARYEYAPNNGNLIKTTYANGNTVELVYDVFDRVVKEKYNGTVKYRYVYNGEGDLTKKIEVQRSFTNSI, encoded by the coding sequence TTGGCACGGTACGAATACGCACCGAATAACGGCAATCTGATTAAAACAACGTATGCGAACGGAAATACAGTTGAATTGGTCTATGATGTCTTTGACAGAGTTGTTAAAGAAAAGTATAATGGAACTGTCAAATACCGCTATGTGTACAATGGTGAAGGTGATCTGACAAAGAAGATCGAGGTACAGCGCAGTTTTACAAATAGCATCTAA
- the acpP gene encoding acyl carrier protein produces MFEKICEMLADKFDVDASTLTADTKIKEDLQADSLDIVELMMDLEEECGVTIPDEEAAKMVTIGDLMKYIEEHK; encoded by the coding sequence ATGTTTGAGAAGATTTGCGAAATGCTGGCTGACAAGTTTGACGTAGACGCAAGCACCCTGACCGCTGACACCAAGATCAAGGAAGATCTGCAGGCTGACTCCCTCGACATCGTTGAGCTGATGATGGATCTGGAGGAAGAGTGCGGCGTAACGATTCCGGACGAGGAAGCTGCAAAGATGGTAACCATCGGCGACCTGATGAAGTACATCGAAGAGCACAAGTAA
- the fabK gene encoding enoyl-[acyl-carrier-protein] reductase FabK, giving the protein MRTRITEQLHIEYPVFQGAMAWIADGYLAASVSNAGGLGVIAGGAAPIEVIREEVKKAKSMTDKPFALNIMLLSPNADDVAQLVIDEKIPVVTTGAGSPSKYIQQWKQAGTAVIPVVASVALARRMERLGVDAVIAEGMESGGHIGETTTMALLPQVVDAVNIPVIAAGGIADGRGLAAVRMLGAEGVQCGTVFLSAEECHISQKYKDLVFKAGDISTVVTGKASGHPVRSLKTPLSRKLLQMEGHIETRTLEEIEAMTAGSLRKAVQDGNFQEGTFMSGQIAGLVNEPSTCHMIIQNMVEDAEKRLRGAAALI; this is encoded by the coding sequence ATGCGTACAAGAATTACGGAACAGTTACATATTGAATATCCTGTGTTTCAGGGTGCGATGGCATGGATTGCAGACGGCTATTTGGCCGCTTCTGTCTCCAATGCAGGTGGTCTCGGCGTCATTGCGGGCGGCGCGGCACCCATTGAAGTGATCCGGGAAGAAGTGAAAAAGGCAAAGAGCATGACGGACAAGCCGTTTGCACTCAATATCATGCTGCTCAGCCCGAATGCGGACGATGTCGCACAGCTTGTGATTGACGAAAAAATTCCGGTTGTCACGACCGGCGCAGGCTCTCCTTCTAAGTATATCCAGCAGTGGAAGCAAGCGGGCACGGCAGTGATTCCGGTTGTCGCTTCTGTTGCGCTGGCGCGCCGCATGGAGCGTCTGGGCGTCGATGCAGTCATTGCAGAGGGTATGGAGTCCGGCGGACACATTGGTGAGACGACGACGATGGCTCTGTTGCCGCAGGTTGTGGATGCGGTAAACATTCCGGTTATTGCGGCGGGCGGCATCGCAGACGGCCGCGGACTGGCAGCGGTTCGCATGCTCGGCGCGGAAGGCGTACAGTGCGGAACGGTATTTCTGTCCGCAGAGGAATGCCATATTTCTCAGAAATACAAAGATTTGGTGTTTAAGGCTGGTGATATTTCTACTGTTGTCACCGGCAAGGCGTCCGGTCATCCGGTGCGCTCGCTCAAGACACCGCTTTCCAGAAAATTGTTGCAGATGGAAGGACATATCGAGACGCGCACGCTGGAGGAAATTGAAGCCATGACGGCAGGTTCTCTGCGCAAGGCAGTACAAGACGGCAATTTCCAAGAAGGTACATTTATGTCGGGTCAGATCGCAGGTCTGGTCAATGAACCGTCCACCTGTCATATGATTATTCAAAACATGGTAGAAGATGCAGAAAAGCGCCTGCGCGGTGCTGCTGCTCTGATATAA
- a CDS encoding beta-ketoacyl-ACP synthase III, whose product MTVIGTILTGTGSFLPETRLTNQMLTQMVDTTDEWIVSHTGIHERRIAVNQSVFDIALPAAKQALADSGRLPGDIDLIIACTVTPDSFTPSLSCRLQAALGADNAFAFDLTAACSGFVYASDVADSFLKSGKAKAVLVVCAEVLSQIMDYTDRTVCCLFGDGAGAAVYEWSDTQQGIRASFMRAEGDKGDALLAQAFTPCDTLHKQGRQQMDFLKMDGRAVFRFTAKAVPSAIDGVLKKADIDMSQVDWVVPHQANARILEMVSRRYGVPMEKIFSNIDKVGNTSSASIPICLDQMRRGGLLLPGQTAIFVGFGGGLTYGAILIQM is encoded by the coding sequence GTGACGGTAATCGGCACGATTTTAACAGGAACGGGCAGCTTCCTTCCGGAGACTCGTCTTACAAATCAGATGCTGACGCAGATGGTTGATACAACGGACGAGTGGATTGTCTCGCATACAGGCATTCATGAGAGACGCATTGCCGTAAATCAATCGGTATTTGATATTGCACTGCCTGCGGCGAAGCAGGCTTTGGCGGATTCCGGTCGTTTGCCAGGAGACATAGACCTTATTATTGCCTGCACAGTAACACCTGACAGTTTTACACCATCGCTGAGCTGCCGGCTTCAGGCTGCGCTCGGTGCAGACAATGCATTTGCATTTGATCTCACCGCCGCCTGCTCCGGCTTTGTTTATGCGTCGGATGTGGCAGACAGCTTCTTAAAGAGCGGAAAGGCCAAGGCGGTACTCGTTGTTTGTGCTGAGGTTCTGAGCCAGATTATGGATTATACAGACCGGACGGTGTGCTGCTTATTCGGAGACGGCGCAGGTGCGGCGGTATATGAGTGGAGCGATACGCAGCAGGGCATTCGTGCTTCTTTCATGCGTGCGGAGGGCGATAAAGGTGATGCGCTGCTCGCACAGGCGTTTACCCCGTGTGACACGCTGCACAAGCAGGGACGTCAGCAGATGGACTTTTTGAAAATGGACGGACGCGCAGTTTTTCGTTTTACAGCAAAGGCTGTGCCAAGTGCCATTGACGGCGTGCTCAAAAAAGCGGATATAGACATGAGTCAGGTGGACTGGGTCGTTCCGCATCAGGCAAATGCTCGTATTTTGGAGATGGTTTCCCGTCGATACGGCGTACCGATGGAAAAGATTTTCAGCAATATAGATAAGGTAGGCAACACATCCAGCGCCTCGATTCCGATCTGTTTGGATCAGATGCGGCGCGGCGGTCTGCTGCTGCCGGGACAAACAGCAATTTTTGTCGGTTTTGGCGGCGGCTTGACGTATGGCGCCATTTTGATTCAAATGTAG